From Paenibacillus sp. V4I7, one genomic window encodes:
- the gatA gene encoding Asp-tRNA(Asn)/Glu-tRNA(Gln) amidotransferase subunit GatA, producing the protein MSLFDLNLQQIHAKLQGKELKVADLVDQSYTRIQQVESKVRAFLTLDEENARQAAAKLDEQLASSSERGHLFGLPIGIKDNMVTEGLKTTCASKILSNFTPIYDATVVSKLKDAQTVTIGKLNMDEFAMGGSNENSAFHPSHNPWNTDYVPGGSSGGSAAAVAAGEVYFALGSDTGGSIRQPAAYCGIVGLKPTYGLVSRYGLVAFASSLDQIGPLTKNVEDSAYLLQAIAGYDPKDSTSAKVDIPDYLSALTGDIKGLRIGVPKEYMGNGIDPAVKEKVLEALRVLEGLGAVWEEVTLPHSEYAVAAYYLLASSEASSNLARFDGVRYGVRSDNARNLLDLYHMSRSEGFGPEVKRRIMLGTYALSSGYYDAYYLKAQQVRTLIKQDFDQVFEKFDIIIGPTAPTPAFKIGEQSSDPLTMYLNDIMTIPVSLAGIPAISVPCGFVNELPVGLQVIGKALDEATLLRVAHAFEQHTDHHKQRPQL; encoded by the coding sequence TTGTCTTTGTTTGATTTAAACCTACAACAAATTCACGCGAAGCTTCAAGGCAAAGAACTTAAAGTTGCCGATCTCGTGGATCAATCCTATACAAGAATTCAGCAAGTAGAAAGCAAGGTTCGCGCCTTTCTTACATTAGATGAAGAGAACGCCAGACAAGCTGCCGCCAAGTTGGACGAGCAGCTCGCGAGCAGCAGTGAACGCGGCCATTTATTCGGCCTTCCGATCGGGATCAAAGATAACATGGTCACCGAAGGCTTGAAAACGACCTGTGCAAGCAAAATCTTATCCAATTTCACGCCGATCTATGATGCAACAGTGGTTAGCAAGCTCAAGGATGCTCAAACCGTTACGATCGGTAAGCTTAACATGGATGAATTCGCCATGGGCGGCTCCAACGAGAACTCCGCGTTCCATCCGTCCCACAATCCGTGGAACACGGATTACGTGCCAGGCGGCTCCAGCGGCGGCTCCGCTGCAGCAGTAGCTGCAGGCGAAGTGTACTTCGCGCTGGGCTCAGACACAGGCGGCTCAATTCGCCAGCCTGCCGCTTATTGCGGTATCGTCGGGCTGAAGCCGACGTACGGACTCGTGTCCCGCTATGGCTTAGTCGCGTTCGCGTCCTCACTCGACCAGATCGGGCCGCTGACGAAGAACGTTGAAGACTCTGCTTATCTGCTGCAAGCCATCGCCGGCTACGACCCGAAGGATTCCACGTCTGCGAAAGTGGATATCCCTGATTACCTCAGCGCATTGACCGGTGATATCAAAGGTCTGCGCATCGGCGTACCCAAAGAATACATGGGCAATGGTATCGACCCTGCCGTCAAAGAGAAAGTGCTTGAAGCGCTCAGAGTCCTGGAAGGCTTAGGTGCTGTATGGGAAGAAGTGACACTGCCTCATTCTGAGTATGCAGTAGCGGCTTACTACTTGCTCGCTTCTTCCGAAGCGTCCTCGAACCTTGCGCGCTTTGACGGCGTGCGCTACGGTGTGCGTTCGGACAACGCTCGCAATTTGCTGGACTTGTACCATATGTCGCGCAGCGAAGGCTTTGGCCCCGAGGTCAAACGCCGTATCATGCTTGGAACCTATGCGTTAAGCTCAGGCTACTATGATGCTTACTACTTGAAAGCACAACAAGTCCGCACCCTGATCAAGCAAGATTTTGATCAAGTGTTCGAGAAATTCGATATCATCATCGGACCAACGGCTCCGACACCTGCTTTCAAAATCGGTGAACAAAGCAGTGATCCACTCACGATGTATTTGAACGATATTATGACTATTCCGGTCAGTTTGGCGGGCATTCCTGCAATTAGCGTACCTTGCGGATTCGTGAACGAACTTCCCGTTGGCCTGCAAGTCATCGGCAAAGCGTTGGATGAAGCTACCCTTCTGCGTGTAGCCCACGCTTTCGAGCAGCATACAGATCATCATAAGCAGCGCCCGCAATTGTAG
- the gatC gene encoding Asp-tRNA(Asn)/Glu-tRNA(Gln) amidotransferase subunit GatC yields MSITKTDVEHVAKLARLDLSDNEKELFTEQLNAILKYAEQLNELNTEGVIPTSHAMPLVNVMREDVTKPSLPIEKVMLNAPDHEDGQFKVPAVLE; encoded by the coding sequence TTGAGCATAACTAAAACAGATGTCGAGCACGTTGCGAAGTTGGCTAGACTCGACCTGAGTGATAATGAGAAGGAACTTTTTACCGAACAGCTAAATGCCATTTTAAAATATGCCGAGCAGCTGAATGAGCTGAATACCGAAGGTGTTATTCCGACAAGCCATGCCATGCCGTTAGTCAACGTCATGCGTGAAGATGTTACGAAGCCATCTCTCCCTATTGAGAAAGTGATGCTGAACGCACCCGATCACGAAGATGGGCAATTCAAAGTCCCAGCTGTTTTAGAATAA
- a CDS encoding TolC family protein produces the protein MKKTLISLSTALLLLSSTTQTLVFADNAQDPNQNVYVNADVLETISSVDLTYVLDKALKDSHNLALLTLKYAAQGSKKADLEQQMNEMGSASMTPGHLPSTPVEVTNTGNPQLPNLTNPTDIAWTVMQNNAMNQMMQGMGALAGGMNKIISSQRSQMSIAAHQLGTDGRNSLLQSDEAKAGIRLQTIAQYVQLLAQMKQLDFMKEYEVVIEKDLLKATLFAQQGLASPDDVQTVQKAINKHKDDIATLLNNYRLGLVQLSTDIGISYDPNLIVKDIEPISVDPITETATTTLLKASYQMKASGNNIDEAVWETGHTVTQNTYGETYQGVNLPINGQKNEQTKLELTKKIQATYNDAKNAYQAVLTEQRNLNDVQADLTKMKFRFSVGVISKHDLNKFEIKVRQNETALAASKFKYYVLKEKAKAMDTGFIQ, from the coding sequence ATGAAAAAAACGCTCATAAGTTTATCTACAGCCCTGTTACTCCTTTCAAGTACAACGCAAACTCTCGTATTCGCCGATAATGCCCAAGATCCAAATCAAAATGTATACGTCAATGCGGACGTTCTGGAAACCATATCTTCCGTGGATTTGACATACGTGCTGGACAAAGCGCTGAAAGATTCCCATAACCTTGCCCTGCTAACGCTAAAATACGCGGCTCAAGGCAGTAAAAAGGCCGATCTGGAACAGCAAATGAACGAAATGGGTTCAGCCTCGATGACGCCCGGACATTTACCGAGTACTCCGGTAGAGGTGACCAACACGGGAAATCCACAGCTCCCTAACCTAACCAACCCAACCGATATTGCCTGGACCGTCATGCAAAATAATGCGATGAACCAGATGATGCAGGGAATGGGGGCTCTCGCTGGCGGCATGAATAAAATCATATCCTCCCAACGCTCACAAATGAGTATAGCAGCACATCAGCTCGGGACGGATGGGCGGAATTCGCTGCTGCAGTCAGATGAAGCTAAGGCAGGTATCCGTCTGCAAACCATCGCGCAATATGTGCAGCTATTAGCCCAAATGAAGCAGCTTGATTTCATGAAGGAATACGAAGTTGTGATAGAGAAAGACCTGCTGAAAGCTACGCTTTTCGCGCAGCAAGGGTTAGCATCACCTGACGATGTGCAGACAGTTCAGAAAGCCATCAATAAGCATAAGGACGATATCGCAACGCTGCTTAATAACTATCGGTTGGGGCTAGTACAGCTTTCGACAGACATTGGGATTTCCTATGATCCTAACCTGATCGTCAAGGATATCGAGCCCATTTCAGTAGATCCTATCACGGAGACAGCCACAACAACGCTACTGAAAGCATCCTACCAAATGAAAGCCTCCGGCAATAACATCGACGAAGCTGTATGGGAAACGGGTCACACGGTTACCCAGAACACATATGGTGAAACGTATCAAGGCGTTAACCTGCCCATCAATGGGCAGAAAAATGAGCAAACCAAGCTTGAACTGACCAAGAAAATTCAAGCGACGTACAACGATGCCAAGAATGCGTATCAAGCCGTTCTCACGGAACAGCGGAACTTGAATGATGTACAGGCCGATTTGACTAAAATGAAGTTTCGCTTTAGCGTTGGCGTCATCTCCAAGCATGATCTGAATAAATTTGAAATCAAAGTCCGTCAGAACGAAACAGCCTTAGCCGCTTCTAAGTTCAAGTATTACGTGTTAAAAGAAAAAGCGAAAGCGATGGATACGGGTTTTATCCAATAA
- a CDS encoding ABC transporter permease: MDLQIGKLITEEWKHILKDRRLFLILFFVPILYTVLFGSIYLHHKVTEMATVVIDEDQSPLSRQIIQAFEQSETFQIKKEYHSEDDVKRALSSGEAKVGLVIPSNFEAKLKHGETLPLLTLIDGSNMMISNSATKGANEVITTFSMGYSQKKLQLKQGLQNEEVMNTLSPIPFRYRIMYNSAFNYSDFMLYGLVGAILQQVLFLGIALTITREKDAGTWQRFEAWRRNPWRIAYAKTAPYFLINFFNTSVTFVIALYAFGAPMSGSLLVGLAIVVSFTFAVSGIGYLISLFSSNQLGATQTAMLIAVPSFMLSGFTWPFEAMPKVLQVLGHMLPLTYFLDGVRNVFVKGNDFSVIWHDCVSLILTGALTYFIAMLLTRFIIFSKKKSDTAAGTRTALRSGSNITL; the protein is encoded by the coding sequence ATGGATCTTCAGATTGGCAAGCTAATTACAGAAGAATGGAAGCACATTCTGAAGGATCGACGTCTTTTTCTGATCTTGTTCTTCGTTCCGATCTTGTATACGGTGCTGTTCGGATCGATTTACTTACACCATAAAGTGACCGAAATGGCCACTGTTGTTATCGATGAAGACCAAAGTCCTCTAAGTCGTCAAATTATTCAAGCCTTCGAGCAAAGTGAAACGTTCCAGATCAAGAAGGAATATCACTCAGAGGATGATGTGAAGCGGGCGCTATCATCGGGAGAGGCCAAGGTTGGCCTCGTCATTCCCTCTAATTTCGAAGCGAAGCTGAAGCATGGCGAAACGCTGCCGCTGCTTACACTGATCGACGGCAGCAACATGATGATTTCGAACTCCGCTACCAAAGGGGCTAACGAAGTGATCACAACCTTCAGCATGGGGTACTCACAAAAAAAGCTCCAACTAAAGCAAGGACTTCAGAATGAAGAAGTGATGAACACACTTTCACCAATACCATTCCGGTATCGCATTATGTACAATTCAGCTTTCAATTACAGCGACTTTATGCTGTACGGGCTTGTTGGCGCGATTTTACAGCAAGTTCTGTTTCTTGGCATTGCCTTAACCATTACTCGCGAGAAAGATGCTGGGACGTGGCAGCGGTTCGAGGCATGGAGAAGAAATCCGTGGCGCATTGCTTACGCGAAGACAGCTCCGTACTTCTTAATCAATTTCTTTAATACATCCGTTACCTTTGTTATCGCTTTGTATGCCTTTGGTGCACCCATGAGCGGCAGTTTGCTTGTCGGCTTGGCCATCGTTGTGAGCTTTACCTTTGCGGTCAGCGGTATCGGTTATCTAATCAGCTTGTTCTCGAGCAATCAGCTCGGAGCGACGCAGACTGCCATGTTAATTGCGGTGCCTTCCTTCATGCTATCGGGGTTCACTTGGCCATTCGAAGCCATGCCTAAAGTGCTGCAGGTGCTCGGGCATATGCTTCCGCTCACTTATTTTTTAGATGGCGTGCGCAATGTATTTGTTAAAGGAAATGACTTTTCCGTCATTTGGCATGATTGCGTTTCTTTGATTTTGACCGGTGCACTCACTTATTTCATTGCTATGTTGTTAACTCGTTTCATTATCTTCTCTAAAAAGAAGTCGGATACCGCTGCAGGCACGCGAACTGCGCTGCGATCCGGATCGAATATCACGTTATAA
- a CDS encoding HlyD family secretion protein encodes MRFIRPLVYSVMAIVIGTSTFLLTTKQATSQTDTVNQLHPTAYIESNEVSASFKVGGRVTEILVKEGDDVKKGQVLARLQSTEIEAKVEQAKAAVALAQGKIAEAQGATATAQAKKQQGIAGVNVTAGTVEQQVAQAKAAVSAAQAKVDGLHNGARPEEKKQAEIQFQAASEVYTIAEQNLNRMKAMLEQGLVAQADVDKVKVSYEEAKTKRDLAQQQLNMANQGPREEEIRGAEALLAQAQASLKLAEANRGNVQVRQGDVAAAAAAVQQAQGAIQSAQSGEQQAKAAQLEAETYLSYTELIAPIDGVILMQSAQVGELVGSGFPILSIESTEKRWAKFYMPETSIAGLKVGNNISMTLLSTGEKVVGTVKTVAAAPDFAIKKATQTSGETDIRSFGIKIELNTLPDAATTGMTLQWNGKTEG; translated from the coding sequence ATGCGTTTTATTAGACCATTGGTTTATTCCGTGATGGCGATTGTCATCGGAACGAGTACATTTCTTTTAACAACCAAACAGGCAACTAGCCAAACAGATACAGTTAACCAACTGCATCCTACGGCTTATATTGAATCGAACGAAGTAAGCGCCAGCTTCAAAGTGGGCGGTAGAGTCACAGAAATCCTCGTGAAGGAAGGGGATGATGTGAAAAAAGGGCAAGTACTAGCCCGCCTGCAAAGCACAGAGATTGAAGCTAAAGTCGAGCAGGCCAAAGCGGCTGTCGCGCTCGCACAAGGCAAGATCGCTGAGGCGCAAGGAGCTACCGCGACCGCTCAAGCGAAGAAGCAGCAGGGCATTGCCGGTGTCAACGTGACGGCTGGTACAGTCGAGCAGCAAGTGGCACAGGCCAAAGCGGCTGTTAGCGCGGCTCAAGCCAAAGTTGATGGGCTGCATAATGGGGCGCGTCCGGAAGAGAAGAAGCAAGCTGAGATTCAGTTCCAAGCGGCTTCCGAAGTATACACCATTGCTGAGCAAAACCTGAATCGGATGAAAGCGATGCTGGAGCAAGGGCTTGTTGCTCAAGCTGACGTGGATAAAGTGAAGGTTAGCTACGAAGAAGCGAAAACGAAACGCGATCTGGCACAGCAGCAGCTAAACATGGCGAATCAAGGACCACGTGAGGAAGAAATTCGCGGAGCGGAAGCTTTGCTAGCCCAAGCGCAAGCGTCCTTGAAGCTGGCTGAAGCCAATCGTGGAAACGTGCAGGTGAGACAGGGCGATGTAGCGGCGGCTGCAGCGGCTGTACAGCAAGCTCAAGGTGCCATTCAATCAGCGCAATCCGGTGAACAGCAAGCCAAAGCGGCTCAGTTGGAAGCGGAGACTTACTTGAGCTACACAGAATTGATCGCACCAATCGATGGGGTCATTCTTATGCAATCCGCACAGGTTGGCGAGCTTGTAGGGTCCGGATTCCCTATACTCTCGATCGAGTCGACGGAGAAACGTTGGGCTAAGTTTTATATGCCGGAGACATCTATAGCAGGACTGAAGGTAGGCAACAACATCAGTATGACATTATTGTCAACGGGCGAGAAAGTCGTTGGTACCGTTAAAACCGTAGCGGCTGCTCCTGATTTCGCAATCAAGAAAGCGACACAAACCTCAGGCGAAACGGACATTCGTTCGTTTGGGATCAAAATCGAACTGAATACATTGCCAGACGCAGCAACAACAGGGATGACCTTGCAATGGAACGGTAAAACGGAAGGATGA
- a CDS encoding TetR/AcrR family transcriptional regulator produces MDAKKLLIMEAAKKSFSLFGYKGTTMDQIAKIAGVGKATIYTFFANKEDLLHEIVQSLIAEMKAVAEKAIAEGATPFEKIHSAIYGVLVFRKEHELLIQLAHEVQQFGSPVTIEAMASIETEVIQFMSEHMERAMHNGTMKSCDPKMTAFILFKLYVALVFDWEKQKQNEPLTDERILNTLQLYFGNFLNQ; encoded by the coding sequence ATGGATGCCAAAAAATTGTTGATCATGGAAGCAGCGAAGAAATCTTTTTCACTTTTTGGGTACAAAGGTACAACGATGGATCAAATCGCCAAAATAGCCGGTGTCGGCAAAGCGACGATTTATACGTTTTTCGCAAATAAGGAAGATCTTTTGCATGAAATTGTACAGTCGTTAATTGCCGAGATGAAAGCAGTCGCCGAGAAAGCAATTGCAGAAGGGGCAACACCTTTCGAGAAAATTCATAGTGCGATTTATGGGGTTCTCGTCTTTCGCAAAGAGCATGAGCTGCTGATCCAATTGGCTCACGAGGTTCAACAATTTGGCAGTCCGGTAACGATCGAGGCGATGGCCAGTATCGAAACAGAAGTGATCCAGTTCATGAGTGAACATATGGAACGCGCGATGCATAACGGCACAATGAAGAGCTGTGACCCAAAGATGACGGCCTTTATTTTATTCAAGCTGTATGTCGCTTTAGTTTTTGATTGGGAAAAGCAGAAACAGAACGAGCCATTAACCGACGAGCGGATTTTGAACACGCTGCAGTTATATTTTGGTAATTTTCTGAATCAGTAA
- a CDS encoding ATPase has protein sequence MLRLGEKIIVIADSLEQNLPIGGYGYIIAYDRNNDNIFDYVVRVPKDNKHYYVPASDIELEEVLLHQQADQVEREALIDFALATKNEELFRKIMNGEPSEQQEVERDKDVQSTEDFIKQIGLKAWI, from the coding sequence ATGCTACGTCTTGGTGAGAAAATAATAGTAATTGCCGATAGTTTAGAACAGAATCTGCCTATAGGCGGGTATGGATATATTATTGCTTACGACCGCAATAACGATAATATTTTCGATTACGTTGTTCGTGTCCCCAAGGATAATAAACACTATTACGTTCCTGCGTCAGATATCGAGCTTGAAGAAGTTCTTCTCCATCAGCAGGCGGACCAAGTCGAGAGAGAAGCGTTAATTGATTTCGCGCTTGCAACGAAGAACGAAGAGCTGTTTCGTAAAATTATGAATGGTGAGCCAAGTGAACAACAGGAAGTAGAACGAGACAAAGATGTTCAATCAACCGAAGACTTCATTAAACAAATCGGCCTGAAGGCCTGGATTTAA
- a CDS encoding MATE family efflux transporter — protein MSENTTKKPRPSLTEGPIAKTLILFSLPILLGNVLQTLNGSINAIWIGKYLGEGGLAATSNANIIMFFLISSIFGFAMAAVIMIGQNLGGQKVEEAKKVVGTSAVFFLILSIVVALFGLLFSHTILDWMNTPADVKDLAVTYTRIIFAGVPFMFGFNLIMAILRGSGDAKTPFYFLLLSAVLDIVLNPLLIQGMGPFPKMGIAGSAVATFVAQLISFVLLIVYLYQKKYFLRITKKDIPLLRINWMIIRTLLQKGLPMGLNMVVVSLSNLILIHLVNSYGSESTAAFGVAMQISSYVQMPAMAIGGAVTSMAAQNIGAGRWDRVNRITWTGVGFNIMMTGLIVVILHLFNREVVSFFLPPEGKAIEIGVHINNLTLWSFIIFGVFNVVAGVVRSAGAVVFPLIVAFVALLLVRIPLATILANKYGFDVIWWSFPISFSVAAAMNLLYYRFGKWKQARMIPSKT, from the coding sequence ATGAGCGAGAATACCACTAAGAAGCCACGCCCGTCTTTAACGGAAGGCCCGATTGCCAAGACGTTGATCTTATTTTCTCTACCTATTCTGCTAGGTAATGTGCTCCAGACGCTTAATGGTTCTATTAATGCCATATGGATTGGCAAGTACCTCGGTGAAGGTGGGCTTGCGGCGACATCCAATGCCAACATTATCATGTTCTTCTTAATAAGCTCTATCTTCGGCTTTGCGATGGCCGCCGTTATCATGATTGGCCAAAATCTGGGTGGACAAAAGGTAGAAGAAGCTAAAAAAGTTGTCGGCACCAGTGCGGTCTTTTTCCTCATTCTTTCCATCGTCGTTGCCTTATTCGGGCTGCTTTTCTCCCATACCATTTTGGACTGGATGAATACACCTGCGGATGTTAAGGATCTTGCCGTGACGTACACGCGAATCATTTTCGCTGGCGTCCCATTTATGTTCGGTTTTAATCTCATCATGGCCATATTACGGGGTTCAGGCGACGCCAAGACTCCTTTCTACTTCCTGCTTTTGTCTGCCGTTTTGGACATTGTGCTTAATCCATTGCTAATTCAAGGCATGGGACCTTTTCCAAAAATGGGGATAGCCGGCTCGGCTGTCGCAACCTTTGTGGCACAGCTGATAAGCTTCGTGCTGTTGATCGTGTATTTGTATCAGAAAAAGTATTTTCTGCGGATTACGAAAAAGGATATTCCCCTGCTTCGCATTAATTGGATGATCATACGGACTCTGCTTCAAAAAGGACTGCCGATGGGATTGAATATGGTCGTGGTTTCCCTAAGCAACTTAATTCTCATCCATCTCGTGAACTCCTATGGTTCTGAATCAACCGCTGCCTTCGGCGTTGCGATGCAAATATCCAGCTATGTGCAAATGCCCGCAATGGCGATTGGCGGTGCTGTGACTTCCATGGCCGCGCAGAACATTGGTGCTGGGAGATGGGACAGGGTGAATCGAATTACGTGGACCGGTGTTGGGTTTAACATCATGATGACGGGACTTATTGTCGTTATTCTTCATTTGTTCAACCGTGAGGTCGTCAGTTTCTTCCTTCCTCCTGAGGGCAAAGCGATCGAAATTGGGGTACATATTAATAATTTAACGCTATGGTCGTTTATTATTTTTGGCGTTTTCAACGTCGTTGCGGGCGTAGTTCGTTCTGCTGGGGCTGTTGTGTTCCCGCTTATTGTTGCCTTTGTTGCTTTGCTGCTTGTACGTATTCCTCTTGCCACTATATTAGCGAACAAGTATGGATTTGATGTAATTTGGTGGAGTTTCCCTATTAGTTTCAGTGTAGCAGCTGCGATGAACTTGCTTTATTATCGCTTTGGGAAATGGAAGCAGGCTAGGATGATTCCAAGTAAAACGTAG
- a CDS encoding glycoside hydrolase family 3 protein has product MNTNTTFQFQNTELPLEERVIDLVSRFTLEEKINLMCQYQAEIPRLGVKPYKHGTEGAHGIAWLGEATVFPQNIGLACTWNPELLREIGSAIADEARVYFQRNPAINGLTIWAPTVDMERDPRWGRTEEAYGEDPYLTGRISTELVKGMQGPHPFYLKAVATLKHFLGNNNEVDRGECSVSIDPRNMREYYLKAFEAAFTEGGALSMMTAYNAVNGTLCNLNPDVNEIVKGEWGMNGFVVSDAGDVIGTVREHKHMHSYAEAVAESIKNGIDSITDDQEISIRAIHDALDQGLLNEEDLDQALRNTFRVRFRLGEFDPEEGNPYAHTPESKLCAPEHAELSLRAARESIVLLKNDGALPLKSGLERIAVIGPLANNVYTDWYSGTPPYRITPLQGIQEKMAGKTVLFEEACDRIRLRNKATGAYVGLSDDAQQLLAADCTDAADAVLFDRDDWGWGSVTLRAADSGKFVTETDDGCLAATADEARGWFVKEAFGFEALEGADAVMKSWAGQQVRAGEGGLLTVSGGAGQPGDVDCFEIDVVKDGIRAAVDAAKSADAAVVFVGNNPFINGKECVDRQDLTLPPAQEALIRAVFEANPNTVVVIVGSYPFAVNWEDEHIPAMLYSSHAGQELGHAVADVLFGDYNPAGRLNMIWYRSTDQLPDLMDYDIIKGKRTYQYFDGEVLYPFGHGRSFTDFQYSDLRLSSVDLDADEQLKVSIRIENIGNLAGDEVVQLYVRANESRVQRPLKTLKGFQRVHLVPSQSESVTFTLPVTELAFWDVTRDRYCVESGAYTIMVGSSSGSLHAEASFSVHGETIPPRKLIGPVRAANYDDYEGVYLDACREGGGTSLRNQGAAGWIAFRGADLGSGVDAFEARVAQAEAGAKIEIRLDAADGLLVGICTVPPTGGWQAWTTVKADLSGAAGIRDVYLRFDGTVQISWFRLHTDS; this is encoded by the coding sequence ATGAACACAAATACTACTTTTCAGTTTCAAAACACGGAATTACCGCTCGAAGAGCGTGTTATTGATTTGGTTTCCCGTTTCACGCTAGAAGAAAAAATAAACCTAATGTGTCAGTATCAGGCGGAAATCCCCCGCCTTGGTGTAAAACCATATAAGCATGGGACGGAAGGGGCACATGGAATTGCATGGTTGGGCGAAGCGACAGTGTTCCCGCAAAATATCGGTCTAGCATGTACATGGAATCCGGAATTGCTCCGTGAAATTGGCTCAGCCATTGCTGATGAGGCAAGGGTATATTTTCAGAGAAATCCTGCAATTAATGGACTTACGATATGGGCGCCTACCGTTGATATGGAACGCGACCCTCGTTGGGGGCGTACGGAGGAGGCCTATGGAGAAGATCCTTATCTGACAGGGAGGATTTCTACGGAGCTGGTGAAAGGTATGCAAGGGCCGCATCCGTTCTATTTGAAGGCAGTTGCCACGTTAAAGCATTTCCTTGGGAATAACAATGAGGTTGACCGAGGTGAGTGTTCGGTCAGCATCGATCCGCGCAATATGCGGGAATATTATCTGAAAGCTTTTGAGGCAGCCTTCACAGAGGGTGGTGCTCTTTCGATGATGACGGCTTACAATGCCGTCAACGGCACGCTCTGCAATCTGAATCCAGATGTGAACGAGATTGTGAAGGGTGAATGGGGGATGAATGGTTTTGTTGTTAGCGATGCAGGCGATGTTATAGGCACGGTGCGCGAGCATAAACACATGCATTCTTACGCTGAAGCGGTTGCGGAATCGATAAAGAACGGTATTGACAGCATAACAGATGATCAGGAGATTTCGATTCGCGCCATTCACGACGCACTAGATCAAGGATTACTGAATGAAGAGGACTTGGACCAAGCGCTAAGGAACACGTTCCGTGTCCGCTTTAGACTAGGGGAATTTGATCCTGAGGAAGGTAACCCTTATGCCCATACACCAGAATCCAAACTGTGCGCACCCGAGCATGCGGAGTTATCCCTACGTGCTGCGCGCGAATCGATCGTATTGCTAAAGAACGATGGGGCTTTGCCTTTGAAAAGTGGGTTGGAGCGGATTGCTGTTATAGGTCCACTCGCGAATAACGTTTATACGGATTGGTACAGCGGTACACCTCCATATCGAATCACACCGCTGCAAGGGATTCAGGAGAAGATGGCTGGGAAGACGGTCCTCTTCGAAGAGGCTTGCGATCGGATAAGGCTTCGTAACAAAGCTACAGGCGCGTACGTTGGGCTTAGCGATGATGCGCAGCAGCTGCTCGCTGCCGATTGCACGGACGCGGCCGACGCGGTCCTGTTCGACCGCGATGACTGGGGTTGGGGCAGCGTAACGCTGCGCGCCGCCGACAGCGGCAAGTTCGTCACCGAGACGGACGACGGCTGTCTCGCGGCAACTGCCGACGAAGCCCGCGGCTGGTTCGTCAAGGAAGCCTTCGGCTTCGAGGCGCTGGAAGGCGCCGATGCCGTGATGAAGTCATGGGCCGGCCAGCAGGTGAGGGCCGGAGAGGGCGGGCTGCTGACCGTCAGCGGCGGAGCCGGTCAGCCAGGTGACGTCGATTGCTTCGAGATCGACGTCGTGAAGGACGGCATCCGCGCAGCGGTGGATGCCGCTAAATCTGCCGACGCCGCCGTCGTTTTCGTCGGCAACAACCCATTCATCAACGGTAAGGAATGCGTTGATCGCCAAGACCTGACGCTTCCGCCTGCGCAGGAAGCGCTCATTCGCGCCGTGTTCGAAGCAAATCCGAACACGGTTGTGGTTATCGTCGGCAGCTACCCGTTTGCCGTTAACTGGGAAGATGAGCATATCCCTGCTATGCTCTACAGCTCCCACGCCGGACAAGAACTTGGTCACGCCGTTGCAGATGTGTTGTTCGGCGATTATAATCCGGCGGGCCGACTGAACATGATCTGGTACCGTTCTACGGACCAGCTTCCGGATTTGATGGATTATGACATCATCAAAGGGAAACGAACCTATCAGTACTTTGATGGTGAAGTTCTTTACCCGTTCGGTCATGGGCGTTCTTTCACTGATTTTCAATATAGTGATCTGCGGCTTAGCTCTGTAGACCTCGATGCCGATGAACAGTTGAAGGTCTCCATCCGCATTGAAAACATCGGAAACCTGGCTGGAGATGAGGTTGTCCAGCTATATGTTCGTGCTAACGAGTCTCGCGTTCAACGTCCGCTTAAGACATTGAAAGGATTTCAGCGCGTGCATCTGGTGCCTAGTCAAAGCGAATCTGTGACATTTACGCTTCCAGTAACGGAGCTTGCTTTTTGGGATGTAACGCGTGACCGGTATTGTGTGGAAAGCGGTGCTTACACGATAATGGTTGGCTCTTCTTCAGGCAGTTTGCACGCGGAAGCATCTTTCTCCGTGCACGGAGAAACGATTCCGCCTCGTAAGTTGATTGGTCCTGTTCGCGCCGCTAACTATGACGACTATGAAGGCGTGTACTTAGACGCATGCCGCGAAGGCGGAGGAACGAGCCTACGCAATCAAGGTGCGGCAGGCTGGATTGCCTTTCGTGGCGCCGACCTGGGCAGTGGAGTGGATGCATTTGAAGCCCGCGTTGCCCAAGCGGAAGCGGGTGCGAAGATCGAAATTCGTCTCGACGCGGCGGATGGACTGCTTGTAGGTATCTGCACCGTGCCGCCTACGGGCGGTTGGCAGGCTTGGACGACGGTCAAGGCTGATCTGTCAGGTGCTGCTGGAATTCGTGATGTTTATCTGCGCTTTGACGGAACTGTGCAGATTAGTTGGTTCCGGTTGCACACAGACAGTTAA